From Campylobacter pinnipediorum subsp. caledonicus:
AGTGTTGAAGTTGGCGATGAGCTAACATATGAACTAAGCCTTGATAATCTAGGAAGAACAGCTGCACAAACATTGCATAAAGAGCTTGAGTATCATATCCAAAGGCTTGTTGAGGATAAAATTTTTGAAAAATACAACCAGATGCAAGGACAGATAGTTTTTGGAACTGTTGTAAGAGTTGATGAACAAGAAAATACATTTATCGAGATTGAAGAGTTAAGAGCTATTTTACCAAGAAAAAATAGAATAAAAGGCGAAATCTTTAAGGTAGGAAATGTAGTAAAAGCCGTTATAAGAAAAGTATTTGCTGACAAAAATTTGGGCATAAAAGTTGAGTTAAGCAGAACATCTCCAAGATTTTTAGACGCTCTTTTAAAGGCTGAAGTACCAGAAATAAACGATGGTGGAATCATAATTCAAAATAGCGCAAGAATACCGGGGGAAAGAGCTAAAGTAGCGCTTTCATCAGTATCTCCTATGATAGATCCAATTGGCGCTACTGTTGGAACAAAAGGTGTTAGAATAAATGCTGTAAGTAAAGAGTTAAATAATGAAAACATTGATGTAGTTGAGTATTCAAGCGAACCTGTTATTTTTATAACAAGAGCTATGAGTCCGGCAATAATTAATTCAGTTACAATAGAAGGACAAAAAGCTATAGTTTCTCTCGTAAGTGAACAAAAAAGCAAAGCTATAGGAAAAAGTGGTATTAATATAAGGCTTGCAAGTATGCTTACCGGATATGAGATAGAATTAAGAGATCTTGGAACAAGTTCTTCTGAATCACAAGAGTCAAATACTATGACAAAAGATTTAAAAGCCTTATTTGGGGATTTATAATAATTATTTTATAAAATCAGTGGTAAAACCACTGAT
This genomic window contains:
- the nusA gene encoding transcription termination factor NusA; translated protein: MERISDIIESIANEKNLDIEDVKERVKRALINTAKHVYGHNYEYDVAIDTNKTIKLYQKTTIVYDDDERLEEDNEHFISLKEARNIDNSVEVGDELTYELSLDNLGRTAAQTLHKELEYHIQRLVEDKIFEKYNQMQGQIVFGTVVRVDEQENTFIEIEELRAILPRKNRIKGEIFKVGNVVKAVIRKVFADKNLGIKVELSRTSPRFLDALLKAEVPEINDGGIIIQNSARIPGERAKVALSSVSPMIDPIGATVGTKGVRINAVSKELNNENIDVVEYSSEPVIFITRAMSPAIINSVTIEGQKAIVSLVSEQKSKAIGKSGINIRLASMLTGYEIELRDLGTSSSESQESNTMTKDLKALFGDL